A section of the bacterium genome encodes:
- the gatC gene encoding Asp-tRNA(Asn)/Glu-tRNA(Gln) amidotransferase subunit GatC: protein MSIIKGKKMGDIKKKISVKEIENLGFLTRISLSETEIESFTYELNEIVDYISSISNVCTETVNVLSQPETRESVIRKDIVEKSMPRQSLLSNAPDKTDKFLKVPKIL, encoded by the coding sequence TTGAGTATAATAAAAGGTAAGAAAATGGGAGATATTAAAAAAAAAATCAGTGTAAAAGAGATTGAAAATCTTGGATTTCTAACAAGAATAAGTTTATCAGAGACAGAGATAGAATCTTTTACTTACGAATTGAATGAAATAGTTGACTATATATCCTCTATATCAAATGTTTGTACTGAAACAGTAAATGTGTTATCTCAACCAGAAACAAGAGAATCGGTTATAAGAAAAGATATAGTAGAAAAGTCTATGCCAAGGCAATCTCTTTTATCAAATGCTCCTGACAAGACAGATA